The following are encoded in a window of Methanobrevibacter ruminantium M1 genomic DNA:
- a CDS encoding 30S ribosomal protein S17e, with protein MGNIRTSFVKRISKELIETHKGKFTTDFEENKILVAEYSTVSTKHLRNKIAGYITRLVRQEANKA; from the coding sequence ATGGGAAATATTAGAACTTCATTTGTAAAACGTATATCTAAAGAATTAATTGAAACTCACAAAGGTAAATTTACCACCGATTTTGAAGAAAACAAGATTTTAGTAGCTGAATACTCTACCGTAAGCACTAAACATTTAAGAAACAAAATTGCTGGTTACATTACCAGATTAGTCAGA